From the genome of Desulfobulbaceae bacterium:
AAAGAAGGCCGCCTTGTTCCGCGCCTTTTTGTTTTTGCGCCTCCTCCTGACGGTCTTTTAATAGATACATGATTCCTATGCCGGCGGCGACAGCAAAAGCAGCATAGCCAATAAAACAGGTGACAACATGGGCAATTAGCCAGTTGCTTTGCAGGGCCGGCACCAATGGTTTGATCTCTGAAGAAATTTCAGAGGCGAAGGATGCGTAGGCCATGCTGAAGAAGGCAAATGGGACGGCGAAGGCGCCTATGAGGCGGTTCTTGAATTTCCATTCCATCCAGAGATAAAAGATAGCGATAGACCAAGCAAAAAAGACCAGAGATTCATACATGTTGGACAGTGGCGCGTGGCCGTAACCCATTTGGTATGATTCGATCCAGCGCAGGATTATGCCGGCGGTATTTGCCAGAAAAGACAGGAGAGTAACCAGCGAGGCGACATAACCAATTTTCTCCGCCCGGAATATGAAAATCGCGATATAAAGAATTGAGGCAAAAAGATAGCCAAAGGTGGTAAAACCTAAGAGATCACTGCTATTCATAATCGTTCCTTTTGTGTGTGTTACTGGGGCAGTGCTGCGAGAGAAGAATCGTCTGCGACTTTATCATAGATGATATCGAGATCTTTTTCAAAGCCGATTTTATTCTTATTGCTCATCCCGCTGACCAGGATGCTGGTTTTCTTGCCATCGTT
Proteins encoded in this window:
- the ccsB gene encoding c-type cytochrome biogenesis protein CcsB — translated: MNSSDLLGFTTFGYLFASILYIAIFIFRAEKIGYVASLVTLLSFLANTAGIILRWIESYQMGYGHAPLSNMYESLVFFAWSIAIFYLWMEWKFKNRLIGAFAVPFAFFSMAYASFASEISSEIKPLVPALQSNWLIAHVVTCFIGYAAFAVAAGIGIMYLLKDRQEEAQKQKGAEQGGLLSTLPALRIIDDMTYKCIVFGFVWLSAGIITGAIWANEAWGTYWSWDPKETWSLITWFVYAAALHARFVKGWGGRRIAWIAIIGMFSVIFTYYGVNFLLSGLHSYGSS